From the genome of Bactrocera oleae isolate idBacOlea1 chromosome 2, idBacOlea1, whole genome shotgun sequence, one region includes:
- the Osi2 gene encoding uncharacterized protein Osi2 isoform X1, translating to MKTPKRLKSTTKAMTTRTETHLRHTWPALLLIWACSVAMTASQGLRLPDQQPQQQQQQQQQNVQQVFVPQPQQLHPQQQQQQQSPAVSYGQERGLGSAFLSLIGLQQDNDPYLARTNQNCVSGDLSECFKTQALGSFDEIFYRDQYALSDFARVIRLPETQQRSLLQEPFEYSQEPRNEDTDWDQLVKYALRRAERFVKSTALEIDVPEELTEAGRYSARFIGNDIDSELDVIEDKHAPVFSKSRSKTSRKKLKKMIIPLLLVLKIFKLKLLLFLPFILGIAGLKKILGLAAIILPGLFAYFKLCRPQGGPGFGGGAFSGLFGSKNTFPEYSPQGVGSATYYHHHDHYEGAGAGHGQFYRQDPSFSKPYTDYYSKNYQTVGNSGNSVSFGDAHEAAYSGYYGRNTGKDIQSEQKS from the exons cAATGACAACACGAACAGAAACGCATCTAAGGCACACTTGGCCCGCACTGTTGCTAATTTGGGCCTGCAGTGTTGCGATGACAGCCAGTCAGGGGCTGCGTTTGCCCGATCAGCAAcctcaacaacagcagcaacagcaacaacaaaatgttcaACAGGTTTTCGTTCCGCAGCCACAACAATTGCAtccacaacagcaacagcagcagcagtcgCCTGCTGTAAGCTATGGACAGGAGCGTGGTTTGGGTTCAGCTTTCCTGAGTTTAATTGGCCTGCAGCAGGATAATGACCCCTATTTGGCGCGCACAAATCAAAATTGCGTGAGTGGCGATTTATCCGAGTGCTTTAAAACACAAGCGCTGGGCAGTTTCGATGAAATTTTCTATCGCGACCAATATGC tttgtctgatttcgcccgCGTCATTCGTTTGCCCGAAACGCAGCAACGCTCCCTCTTGCAAGAGCCATTCGAGTATTCCCAGGAACCGCGCAACGAGGATACCGATTGGGACCAATTGGTAAAATACGCATTGAGACGTGCTGAACG CTTTGTCAAGTCCACAGCATTGGAAATCGACGTGCCTGAGGAGCTCACCGAGGCGGGGCGATATTCAGCACGTTTCATTGGTAACGACATTGACAGCGAATTGGACGTCATTGAGGATAAGCATGCGCCCGTCTTCAGTAAGTCGCGCTCCAAAACAT CTCGCAAGAAGTTGAAGAAGATGATCATCccattgttgttggtattgaaaatttttaagctGAAATTGTTGCTCTTTTTGCCCTTCATCCTTGGCATTGCtggtttgaaaaaaatacttgGCTTGGCTGCTATCATACTGCCCGGTTTGTTTGCCTACTTCAAATTGTGTCGTCCACAAGGTGGCCCAGGTTTTGGCGGTGGCGCCTTCTCTGGCCTCTTTGGCAGCAAAAACACCTTTCCCGAATACTCTCCACAAGGCGTCGGCTCAGCCACTTACTACCATCATCATGATCATTACGAAGGTGCTGGCGCTGGACATGGTCAATTCTATCGCCAGGATCCTTCCTTTTCGAAACCATACACAGATTACTACAGCAAAAATTACCAAACTGTTGGCAACAGCGGTAATTCTGTAAGCTTTGGTGATGCTCACGAAGCCGCCTACTCGGGATATTATGGCCGCAACACTGGCAAGGATATACAGAGTGAGCAGAAGAGTTAG
- the Osi2 gene encoding uncharacterized protein Osi2 isoform X2, translating to MKTPKRLKSTTKAMTTRTETHLRHTWPALLLIWACSVAMTASQGLRLPDQQPQQQQQQQQQNVQQVFVPQPQQLHPQQQQQQQSPAVSYGQERGLGSAFLSLIGLQQDNDPYLARTNQNCVSGDLSECFKTQALGSFDEIFYRDQYALSDFARVIRLPETQQRSLLQEPFEYSQEPRNEDTDWDQLVKYALRRAERFVKSTALEIDVPEELTEAGRYSARFIGNDIDSELDVIEDKHAPVFTRKKLKKMIIPLLLVLKIFKLKLLLFLPFILGIAGLKKILGLAAIILPGLFAYFKLCRPQGGPGFGGGAFSGLFGSKNTFPEYSPQGVGSATYYHHHDHYEGAGAGHGQFYRQDPSFSKPYTDYYSKNYQTVGNSGNSVSFGDAHEAAYSGYYGRNTGKDIQSEQKS from the exons cAATGACAACACGAACAGAAACGCATCTAAGGCACACTTGGCCCGCACTGTTGCTAATTTGGGCCTGCAGTGTTGCGATGACAGCCAGTCAGGGGCTGCGTTTGCCCGATCAGCAAcctcaacaacagcagcaacagcaacaacaaaatgttcaACAGGTTTTCGTTCCGCAGCCACAACAATTGCAtccacaacagcaacagcagcagcagtcgCCTGCTGTAAGCTATGGACAGGAGCGTGGTTTGGGTTCAGCTTTCCTGAGTTTAATTGGCCTGCAGCAGGATAATGACCCCTATTTGGCGCGCACAAATCAAAATTGCGTGAGTGGCGATTTATCCGAGTGCTTTAAAACACAAGCGCTGGGCAGTTTCGATGAAATTTTCTATCGCGACCAATATGC tttgtctgatttcgcccgCGTCATTCGTTTGCCCGAAACGCAGCAACGCTCCCTCTTGCAAGAGCCATTCGAGTATTCCCAGGAACCGCGCAACGAGGATACCGATTGGGACCAATTGGTAAAATACGCATTGAGACGTGCTGAACG CTTTGTCAAGTCCACAGCATTGGAAATCGACGTGCCTGAGGAGCTCACCGAGGCGGGGCGATATTCAGCACGTTTCATTGGTAACGACATTGACAGCGAATTGGACGTCATTGAGGATAAGCATGCGCCCGTCTTCA CTCGCAAGAAGTTGAAGAAGATGATCATCccattgttgttggtattgaaaatttttaagctGAAATTGTTGCTCTTTTTGCCCTTCATCCTTGGCATTGCtggtttgaaaaaaatacttgGCTTGGCTGCTATCATACTGCCCGGTTTGTTTGCCTACTTCAAATTGTGTCGTCCACAAGGTGGCCCAGGTTTTGGCGGTGGCGCCTTCTCTGGCCTCTTTGGCAGCAAAAACACCTTTCCCGAATACTCTCCACAAGGCGTCGGCTCAGCCACTTACTACCATCATCATGATCATTACGAAGGTGCTGGCGCTGGACATGGTCAATTCTATCGCCAGGATCCTTCCTTTTCGAAACCATACACAGATTACTACAGCAAAAATTACCAAACTGTTGGCAACAGCGGTAATTCTGTAAGCTTTGGTGATGCTCACGAAGCCGCCTACTCGGGATATTATGGCCGCAACACTGGCAAGGATATACAGAGTGAGCAGAAGAGTTAG
- the Osi2 gene encoding uncharacterized protein Osi2 isoform X3 has protein sequence MTTRTETHLRHTWPALLLIWACSVAMTASQGLRLPDQQPQQQQQQQQQNVQQVFVPQPQQLHPQQQQQQQSPAVSYGQERGLGSAFLSLIGLQQDNDPYLARTNQNCVSGDLSECFKTQALGSFDEIFYRDQYALSDFARVIRLPETQQRSLLQEPFEYSQEPRNEDTDWDQLVKYALRRAERFVKSTALEIDVPEELTEAGRYSARFIGNDIDSELDVIEDKHAPVFSKSRSKTSRKKLKKMIIPLLLVLKIFKLKLLLFLPFILGIAGLKKILGLAAIILPGLFAYFKLCRPQGGPGFGGGAFSGLFGSKNTFPEYSPQGVGSATYYHHHDHYEGAGAGHGQFYRQDPSFSKPYTDYYSKNYQTVGNSGNSVSFGDAHEAAYSGYYGRNTGKDIQSEQKS, from the exons ATGACAACACGAACAGAAACGCATCTAAGGCACACTTGGCCCGCACTGTTGCTAATTTGGGCCTGCAGTGTTGCGATGACAGCCAGTCAGGGGCTGCGTTTGCCCGATCAGCAAcctcaacaacagcagcaacagcaacaacaaaatgttcaACAGGTTTTCGTTCCGCAGCCACAACAATTGCAtccacaacagcaacagcagcagcagtcgCCTGCTGTAAGCTATGGACAGGAGCGTGGTTTGGGTTCAGCTTTCCTGAGTTTAATTGGCCTGCAGCAGGATAATGACCCCTATTTGGCGCGCACAAATCAAAATTGCGTGAGTGGCGATTTATCCGAGTGCTTTAAAACACAAGCGCTGGGCAGTTTCGATGAAATTTTCTATCGCGACCAATATGC tttgtctgatttcgcccgCGTCATTCGTTTGCCCGAAACGCAGCAACGCTCCCTCTTGCAAGAGCCATTCGAGTATTCCCAGGAACCGCGCAACGAGGATACCGATTGGGACCAATTGGTAAAATACGCATTGAGACGTGCTGAACG CTTTGTCAAGTCCACAGCATTGGAAATCGACGTGCCTGAGGAGCTCACCGAGGCGGGGCGATATTCAGCACGTTTCATTGGTAACGACATTGACAGCGAATTGGACGTCATTGAGGATAAGCATGCGCCCGTCTTCAGTAAGTCGCGCTCCAAAACAT CTCGCAAGAAGTTGAAGAAGATGATCATCccattgttgttggtattgaaaatttttaagctGAAATTGTTGCTCTTTTTGCCCTTCATCCTTGGCATTGCtggtttgaaaaaaatacttgGCTTGGCTGCTATCATACTGCCCGGTTTGTTTGCCTACTTCAAATTGTGTCGTCCACAAGGTGGCCCAGGTTTTGGCGGTGGCGCCTTCTCTGGCCTCTTTGGCAGCAAAAACACCTTTCCCGAATACTCTCCACAAGGCGTCGGCTCAGCCACTTACTACCATCATCATGATCATTACGAAGGTGCTGGCGCTGGACATGGTCAATTCTATCGCCAGGATCCTTCCTTTTCGAAACCATACACAGATTACTACAGCAAAAATTACCAAACTGTTGGCAACAGCGGTAATTCTGTAAGCTTTGGTGATGCTCACGAAGCCGCCTACTCGGGATATTATGGCCGCAACACTGGCAAGGATATACAGAGTGAGCAGAAGAGTTAG